In the Gossypium raimondii isolate GPD5lz chromosome 9, ASM2569854v1, whole genome shotgun sequence genome, one interval contains:
- the LOC105799234 gene encoding capsanthin/capsorubin synthase, chromoplastic: MGTLVGPVLSALTTSKYRPLFPSPTASLPSSKPHLTTSRKIHHHEINTSRFGNFLHLKPESKPGCLDSDLPWFNPSDRPCFDVIIIGTGPGGLRLAEQVSQYGIKVCCVDPSPLSFWPNNYGVWVDEFESLGLVECLDKIWPMTCVYIDDHKTKYLDRPYGRVSRKILKTKLLENCVSNSVKFHKAKVWQVKHEEFESTIQCDDGGELKASLIVDASGFSSSFVEYDKPRNYGYQIAHGILAEVDSHPFDLDKMVLMDWRDSHLGNEPYLRVNNSKLATFLYAMPFDSNLIFLEETSLVSRPVLSYSEIKRRMEARLRHLGIRVRRVIEDEKCLIPMGGPLPRIPQNVMAIGGISGVVHPSTGYMVARTMALAPLVAEAIAECLGSTRMIRGRPLYHKVWNGLWPIERRLSREFCCFGMETLLKLDLVGTRNFFEAFFDLDPYYWHGFLSSRLSLHELASFSLSLFGHASNSSRLDIMSKCPVPLVRMLGNLALQVI; the protein is encoded by the coding sequence ATGGGAACCTTGGTTGGGCCAGTTTTATCAGCTTTGACAACCAGCAAGTATCGACCACTCTTCCCTTCTCCCACTGCTTCTCTTCCTTCTTCAAAACCCCATTTAACAACATCAAGGAAGATTCATCATCATGAGATCAACACCAGCAGGTTTGGTAACTTCCTCCACTTAAAACCAGAGTCGAAACCCGGGTGCTTAGATTCCGATCTTCCATGGTTCAACCCTTCGGATCGGCCGTGCTTCGATGTCATCATTATCGGCACTGGACCCGGTGGTCTCCGGCTCGCCGAGCAAGTATCCCAATACGGAATCAAGGTATGTTGTGTGGATCCTTCACCGCTTTCGTTTTGGCCTAATAATTATGGAGTGTGGGTGGATGAGTTTGAGAGCTTAGGACTAGTGGAATGTCTAGACAAGATATGGCCTATGACTTGTGTCTATATTGATGATCATAAGACCAAGTATTTAGACCGGCCTTATGGTAGGGTCTCTAGGAAGATACTCAAGACAAAGTTGTTGGAGAATTGTGTCTCAAATTCTGTTAAATTTCATAAAGCTAAGGTTTGGCAAGTGAAACATGAGGAATTCGAGTCTACCATTCAGTGCGATGATGGCGGTGAGCTTAAGGCGAGCTTAATCGTAGATGCTAGCGGTTTCAGTAGCAGTTTCGTTGAGTATGATAAACCTAGGAACTATGGGTATCAAATTGCTCATGGTATTTTAGCTGAGGTTGATAGTCATCCTTTTGACTTGGATAAGATGGTTCTCATGGATTGGAGAGATTCCCATTTAGGAAACGAACCTTATTTACGGGTTAACAACTCGAAGTTAGCAACGTTTCTATATGCAATGCCATTCGATTCgaacttaatatttttggaaGAGACTTCTCTGGTTAGTCGACCTGTGCTATCTTATTCAGAGATCAAGAGAAGGATGGAAGCAAGGCTTAGGCATCTAGGAATTAGAGTTAGGAGAGTGATAGAAGATGAGAAGTGTTTGATTCCAATGGGTGGTCCTCTCCCTAGAATCCCTCAAAATGTAATGGCTATAGGTGGGATTTCTGGGGTAGTCCATCCATCGACTGGGTACATGGTGGCTCGGACAATGGCGTTAGCGCCACTCGTGGCGGAGGCTATTGCAGAATGTCTTGGTTCGACGAGGATGATACGAGGGAGACCGCTTTACCATAAAGTATGGAACGGATTGTGGCCGATTGAGAGGAGACTTAGCAGAGAATTTTGCTGTTTTGGCATGGAAACCTTGCTGAAGCTTGACTTAGTGGGAACAAGGAATTTCTTTGAAGCATTCTTTGATTTGGATCCATATTATTGGCATGGGTTCCTCTCTTCAAGGCTGTCTCTTCATGAACTTGCTTCTTTTAGCTTGTCTTTGTTCGGACATGCCTCCAATTCTTCCAGGCTTGATATTATGTCAAAATGCCCTGTTCCTTTGGTTCGAATGTTGGGAAATCTAGCTCTCCAAGTCATTTAG